A single genomic interval of Rhodopseudomonas palustris harbors:
- a CDS encoding MFS transporter → MVTAPVPGETSFRYHGWRIVAVCFIVATFGWGLGFYGQSVYLAELARLHGWPSSQIATATTFFYLAGALLVAFVGDVIRAIGARACLLGGIAAMAVGTVLLGRIDAPWQLYAVDAILAVGWAGTSLGAITNTLGLWFDQRRGMAISLALNGASFGGIVGVPLLVALIGALGFTGATTAAAIAAVAVLMPLVAIVVAPPPHLASAAPAATAPRALSSGAIRSGALRDLGFLTATIAFSLVLFAQVGFIVHLIAYLDPLIGRERAAVAMSLLTAMAVVGRVSLSVVIDRLNQRLVSALLFASQAVALGVLISTRDATMLLVACALFGFSVGNLITLPALIIQREFPASSFGVLVALNTAINQVTYAFGPGVIGLLRDASGSYTLPFTGCIALQLAAAALIMVRRGRR, encoded by the coding sequence ATGGTGACCGCTCCCGTTCCCGGCGAGACCTCGTTCCGCTATCACGGGTGGCGGATCGTGGCGGTGTGCTTCATCGTCGCCACGTTCGGCTGGGGGCTCGGCTTCTACGGCCAGAGCGTGTACCTCGCCGAACTAGCCCGACTTCATGGCTGGCCATCGTCGCAGATCGCAACCGCCACGACCTTCTTCTATCTCGCCGGTGCGCTACTGGTGGCGTTCGTCGGCGATGTGATCCGCGCTATCGGCGCGCGCGCCTGCCTGCTCGGCGGCATTGCGGCGATGGCAGTCGGCACGGTGCTGCTCGGCCGCATCGACGCGCCGTGGCAGCTCTATGCGGTGGATGCGATCCTCGCGGTCGGATGGGCCGGCACCAGTCTCGGCGCGATCACCAACACGCTTGGCCTGTGGTTCGACCAGCGCCGCGGCATGGCAATCAGCCTGGCGCTGAACGGCGCCAGCTTCGGCGGCATTGTGGGCGTGCCGCTGCTGGTGGCGTTGATCGGTGCGCTCGGCTTCACCGGGGCAACTACGGCCGCGGCGATCGCCGCGGTGGCGGTGTTGATGCCGCTGGTCGCGATCGTGGTCGCGCCGCCACCGCATCTCGCCAGTGCTGCACCGGCGGCCACTGCACCGCGGGCGCTGTCCTCCGGCGCGATCCGCAGCGGCGCGCTACGCGACCTCGGTTTTCTGACCGCCACCATTGCGTTCTCGCTCGTTCTGTTCGCGCAGGTCGGGTTCATCGTCCACCTGATCGCCTATCTGGATCCGCTGATCGGACGGGAGCGTGCCGCGGTGGCGATGTCGCTGCTGACCGCGATGGCGGTGGTTGGCCGGGTGTCGCTGTCGGTGGTGATCGATCGCCTCAATCAGCGTCTGGTCTCGGCGCTGTTGTTCGCCAGTCAGGCGGTGGCGCTGGGCGTGCTCATCTCCACCCGCGATGCGACGATGCTGCTGGTCGCCTGCGCGCTGTTCGGCTTCTCGGTCGGTAATCTGATCACCTTGCCGGCGCTGATCATCCAGCGCGAATTCCCGGCGTCGTCGTTTGGTGTCCTGGTGGCGCTCAACACCGCGATCAACCAGGTCACCTACGCGTTTGGCCCCGGCGTCATCGGCCTGCTGCGCGACGCATCGGGCAGTTATACGCTGCCGTTCACCGGCTGCATCGCGCTGCAGCTCGCCGCTGCAGCGCTGATCATGGTGCGGCGAGGGCGAAGATGA
- a CDS encoding MFS transporter, with translation MVDATANDIVEDDARARSNVVRLVAAQALTGANAAVIFATGSIIGAQLAPEMSLATVPLSMYVLGLAAGTLPTGWIARAYGRRVSFMIGTGCGTLTGVLGAVAILYGSFLLFCVATFIGGLYAAVSQSYRFAAADGASASYRPKAVSWVMAGGVFAGVLGPQLVQWTMDVWQPYLFAFSYVVQAAIALIAMAVLWSVDAPKPKPAERAGGRPLMEIVRQPRFIAAALCGAIAYPMMNLVMTSAPLAMQMCGLSVGDSNFGLQWHIVAMYAPSFVTGSLIAKFGAPRVVAAGLVLEALGASIGLLGVTAPHFWATLFVIGVGWNLAFVGASALVLETHQPNEKNKVQAFNDFIIFGLMALGSFSSGQLLANYGWTTVNLAVFPPVLLGLIVLAITGWSKVRKRVAEAATELSDRGV, from the coding sequence ATGGTCGATGCGACGGCCAACGACATCGTCGAAGACGATGCCCGTGCCCGTTCCAACGTGGTGCGGCTGGTCGCGGCGCAGGCGCTGACCGGCGCAAACGCCGCAGTGATCTTCGCGACCGGTTCGATCATCGGCGCGCAGCTCGCGCCGGAGATGTCGCTCGCGACCGTGCCGCTGTCGATGTACGTGCTCGGCCTTGCTGCCGGCACGCTGCCGACCGGGTGGATCGCACGGGCTTACGGCCGCCGCGTCTCGTTCATGATCGGCACCGGCTGCGGCACGCTCACCGGTGTGCTCGGCGCCGTCGCAATCCTGTACGGCTCGTTCCTGCTGTTCTGCGTCGCGACGTTCATCGGCGGGCTTTACGCAGCCGTGTCGCAGTCCTATCGGTTCGCCGCCGCCGACGGCGCCAGCGCCTCCTATCGCCCGAAGGCGGTGTCGTGGGTGATGGCAGGCGGCGTGTTCGCCGGCGTGCTCGGTCCGCAGCTCGTGCAGTGGACCATGGACGTCTGGCAGCCTTATCTGTTCGCGTTCTCCTATGTGGTGCAGGCGGCGATTGCGCTGATCGCCATGGCGGTGCTGTGGAGCGTCGATGCACCGAAGCCGAAGCCGGCGGAGCGGGCTGGCGGTCGTCCGCTGATGGAGATCGTGCGACAGCCGCGCTTCATCGCCGCGGCGCTGTGCGGCGCGATCGCCTATCCGATGATGAATTTGGTGATGACCTCGGCGCCGCTGGCGATGCAGATGTGCGGGCTGAGCGTCGGCGATTCCAATTTCGGCCTGCAATGGCACATCGTGGCGATGTACGCGCCGAGTTTCGTTACCGGCTCGCTGATCGCCAAGTTCGGCGCGCCGCGCGTGGTCGCGGCCGGCCTGGTCCTGGAAGCGCTCGGCGCGTCGATCGGCCTGCTCGGCGTCACCGCCCCGCACTTCTGGGCGACGCTGTTCGTGATCGGCGTCGGATGGAATCTGGCGTTCGTCGGCGCCTCGGCGCTGGTGCTGGAAACGCACCAGCCGAACGAGAAGAACAAGGTCCAGGCGTTCAACGACTTCATCATCTTCGGCCTGATGGCGCTGGGCTCGTTCTCGTCGGGCCAGCTGCTGGCGAACTACGGTTGGACCACCGTGAACCTCGCGGTGTTCCCGCCAGTGCTGCTCGGCCTGATCGTGCTGGCGATCACCGGCTGGTCGAAAGTCCGGAAACGAGTGGCCGAGGCCGCCACCGAACTATCCGATCGCGGCGTCTGA
- a CDS encoding DUF938 domain-containing protein, whose product MAEFVVEFGKDGRRVEPDGRLDAAAFHRNDEPIRAVLARLLAGRQGDVLEAGSGTGQHIAALAREHQDIAWWPSDVNDQHLKSIAAWRAYVAMPNLRPPQRIDLADPAWSVAPADGAESGPLLAIFCANVVHIAPWRVAEGLLAGAGRLLSQDGMLVLYGPFKQDGKHTALSNAVFDTSLRDANPEWGVRDVADLEQLAAGAGLVLSETVEMPANNLILVFVRAKPAGAHAAAGGAAG is encoded by the coding sequence ATGGCGGAGTTCGTGGTGGAGTTCGGCAAGGACGGGCGGCGGGTCGAACCCGACGGCCGGCTCGACGCTGCCGCGTTCCATCGCAATGACGAGCCGATCCGCGCCGTGCTGGCCCGGCTTCTCGCCGGCCGGCAGGGTGACGTGCTCGAAGCGGGCAGCGGCACCGGCCAGCACATCGCAGCGCTGGCGCGCGAACATCAGGACATCGCGTGGTGGCCGAGCGACGTCAACGACCAGCACCTCAAGAGCATCGCCGCCTGGCGCGCCTATGTGGCGATGCCCAATCTGCGGCCGCCGCAGCGGATCGACCTGGCCGATCCCGCCTGGTCGGTGGCGCCGGCCGACGGGGCGGAGTCCGGGCCATTGCTGGCGATATTCTGTGCCAACGTCGTCCACATCGCGCCGTGGCGCGTCGCCGAAGGGCTGCTGGCTGGCGCCGGACGGCTGCTAAGCCAGGACGGCATGCTGGTGCTGTATGGACCGTTCAAGCAGGACGGCAAGCACACCGCGCTCAGCAATGCGGTGTTCGACACCAGCCTGCGCGACGCCAATCCAGAATGGGGCGTGCGCGACGTGGCGGATCTGGAACAGCTCGCGGCCGGTGCCGGCTTGGTGTTGAGCGAGACCGTCGAGATGCCGGCCAATAACCTGATCCTGGTGTTTGTACGGGCGAAACCGGCGGGGGCCCATGCGGCAGCCGGTGGCGCGGCGGGTTGA
- a CDS encoding carboxymuconolactone decarboxylase family protein: protein MRLNLLSPGEMSAEQRAIYDESIASKRGSPPPPMMAWLASPEMARHATRLGAFLRYDTSLTPALSELAILVTARHWTAQFEWYAHKKMALDGGLDPKIIDAIRDRRTPSFDDPKAQVIYDVARALHEAKGLPQPLYDEAMQLLGERGLVEVIGLCGYYTMVSMTLNAHQFPLPEGETPELA, encoded by the coding sequence ATGCGCCTGAATCTGCTTTCGCCTGGCGAAATGAGCGCCGAGCAACGCGCCATCTATGACGAGTCGATCGCCAGCAAGCGCGGCAGCCCGCCGCCGCCGATGATGGCGTGGCTGGCGAGCCCGGAGATGGCCCGGCACGCCACGCGGCTCGGCGCCTTCCTGCGCTACGACACCTCGCTGACGCCGGCGCTGTCGGAGCTGGCGATCCTGGTCACGGCGCGGCACTGGACCGCGCAATTCGAATGGTACGCGCACAAGAAGATGGCGCTCGACGGCGGCCTCGATCCGAAGATCATCGACGCGATCCGCGACCGCCGCACGCCATCGTTCGACGATCCGAAGGCGCAGGTGATCTACGACGTCGCCCGCGCCTTGCATGAAGCCAAGGGGCTGCCGCAGCCGCTGTATGACGAGGCGATGCAGCTACTGGGCGAGCGCGGTCTGGTCGAAGTGATCGGGCTGTGCGGCTACTACACCATGGTGTCGATGACGCTCAACGCCCACCAATTCCCGCTGCCGGAGGGCGAGACGCCGGAGTTGGCGTAA